Genomic segment of Leuconostoc mesenteroides subsp. mesenteroides:
TCCAAATAATGGACACGTTATAGCCCAAATTGGTGGACGTAATGTGAATACTTTGCAGGCGCTTAACCGAGCAACTAGCCAAAACCGTTCATCTGGTTCGTCGATTAAGCCATTACTAGATTACGGACCAGCAATTGAGTACCTTAACTGGCCAACTTACCGAACAGTTGAAGATAAGAAATACAAATATAATGGCACCAATATAAATGTTTACAACTGGGATAAAAAATACATGGGAAACATTACCATGCGTACAGCATTAACACAGTCGCGAAATGTTCCTGCAATTAAGACCTTAGAAGAGGTTGGTGGTTCGAATGCCGAAAAGTTTGTTAATGGGTTAGGTATTATGACAAACTCAACACCGGGTGGGTCAATGGCGATTGGAATCGATCTTTCAACCGAACAAGAGGCAGCAGCTTTTGGTGCTGTTGCTAATGGTGGTGTTTATTATAAGCCAACTTATATTTCTAAAATTGTCACCGCAGATGGCACAACCCATAACTACACGTCAAATGGCACACGTGCGATGAAGAGTAGTACAGCCTTTATGTTAACGGACATGATGAAGGGGGTTATCAAGCCTAATGCAACCGCAGCAGATGCTGAAATTCCTGGGTTATATCAAGCTGGTAAATCTGGGTTAGTGGCTTATGCAGATGATGCTGGAATGCCTGATAAAGCGATATCAGATGCGTGGTTTACCGGATATACAAAATCATACGCGCTCTCTGTATGGACTGGATTTGATGTTCCTAGTAAAAATTATATTCCATGGACAGAACAAGATTTACCGGCGCAGTATTATGCCAAAGTGATGGCGTATGCTATGCAAAACAAGTCCAATGTCGATTGGACTGTACCAGATACGGTTAACGCTAAAGTGAAGGGGAACATTGTTGAATATGAAGTTAAAGATGCTTCTTGGAGCAATGGTGGGCTGCCGAGTGTAAACTCTATTGCGCAATCTGGGGAAACCCCATCTGAAGCAGGAATCAGTGCAAACTCTGCTTCGACTGGGTCTACAACTGGCAACAATTAACTTATATTGTACTGGTCTTGCTTTAATGGCAAGACCTTTTCTTATAGAGGAGGATACCATGCGACTTTGGGTAACGGGTTATCGAAGCTATGAGCTAGGAACCTTTGGTGACAAAGATCCTAAAATTAAAGTTATCAAGTATGCATTACATCAAACGCTAAAAGAACAGATTGATAATGGATTGGAATGGGTTATCACTGGGGCCCAATTAGGCATCGAGCAATGGACAATTGAAGTCGTTGCTGATATGAAGAAAGAATACCCGCAGCTTAAATTGGCTGTGATGTTGCCTTTTAAACAGTTTGGCAGTCAATGGCGTGAAGATAATCAAGTTAAATTGCAGAAATTGATTGCACAAAGTGACTTTTCTGAAAGCGTATCGACTAAACCCTTTCAATCACCAATTCAACTCAAAAATTACCAGAAGTTTATGTTGGCACACACAGATAGTGCATTGTTCTTTTATGATACGGAATTTGAAGGCAAGACATTGTTTGATTTCCAAGTTGTAACAAATTATCAAACACAAACACCATATCCGCTTGTTCAAGTGGACATGTATCAGTTACAAGAGTATGCATCGGAACTTGAAGAAAAAATAAATGAAAGCCATTATGATTATTAGTATTAAAAACACCTTGTAATTTATTAGAATTATTGGTAACATAGATTAAGTAAAAAAATAATCGAGGTATGGCTTGTGGAACAAGTAAAATACACGCAAAAAGACATTTTGGAACGCGTCTTTAAGCAGAAACGTATGGGGGTCGGTTATGACCCTGCTGATGTTGACAGCTTTCTAGATGATATTATTAAAGATTACGGTGCATTTGGTAGCCGTGTTGATCAACTAAAAAGTGAAGTGGCTCGTTTACAAGTTGCTTTGAAAGATGCACAAGATCAACTAGTTGCTGTTAAACAGCAACAAAGTGTTGCACCGCAACAACCAGTTCAAACTGTTTCTCAATCTCAGCCGGTTGAGGATCAAAGACAAGTAGCAGTCGCACAGCAAGCGGCAGTAACTAACTTAGATTTGATTAAGCGTGTTGCTAATTTGGAACGCGTAGTGTTTGGACGCGATCACAGTAGTGCTGAATAAATAAAAAGATAATAATTTTTGCAAGTATCGGGTAATTGCGCGTTATATTTCTAACGTGAGGAAGGTCCATGCTCGTACACTCTGAGATGAGCGTAGTGTTTGTGCTGGGATAAAAAATAAACCCAGGAACAGTGATGTTACGGCAGTCGAAAAGGCTAAGGCTTAGGCTATGTCCGAATAGGCTCGAAGGTGCCATAGAAACGTATATGCTAGTGAAAGCTAGTATTTGAGACGAGGTAAACCCCACAAACGGGCAACCCAAACTTTTGGTAGGGGCGGCTGGCCTAGTGAAATGAAGCGATGGTCGGTATGGTTCGTTTTAGCGAACTTAGATAGATGATTACCGAAGGTGTAATGTTACCTGCATTACACTGGAACAAAACATGGCCTATAGATACTTGCAACAGGTGGACTCGCTTCGGCGAGTTTTTTTGTATAAAAAATTTAATTATTCAATATATTTTGGATATCTACGTTTTTTTATTGTATAAAAATTCAAATCAAGGTAAAATTAGTAATGTTGTTTCACATGAGGA
This window contains:
- a CDS encoding DivIVA domain-containing protein; the protein is MEQVKYTQKDILERVFKQKRMGVGYDPADVDSFLDDIIKDYGAFGSRVDQLKSEVARLQVALKDAQDQLVAVKQQQSVAPQQPVQTVSQSQPVEDQRQVAVAQQAAVTNLDLIKRVANLERVVFGRDHSSAE
- a CDS encoding DUF1273 family protein; the encoded protein is MRLWVTGYRSYELGTFGDKDPKIKVIKYALHQTLKEQIDNGLEWVITGAQLGIEQWTIEVVADMKKEYPQLKLAVMLPFKQFGSQWREDNQVKLQKLIAQSDFSESVSTKPFQSPIQLKNYQKFMLAHTDSALFFYDTEFEGKTLFDFQVVTNYQTQTPYPLVQVDMYQLQEYASELEEKINESHYDY